One Acidobacteriota bacterium genomic window carries:
- a CDS encoding glycosyltransferase: MRETPIAIRTIHLDQPIPELLEVSGYARTKLLVMQGDIPLGTVEISNNHQPVSATRLRDAIVEKFGSALLKPLLAGHYRFADSTEHSTMPLPDEVSVSVVVATFDRPEALRKCLTCLTAQTTSRPVEIIVVDNHPSSGLTAPVVAEFAGARLVSEPRKGLSYARNQGINQSNGEIIVCTDDDVAMPPGWLEKLLAPFADPKVGIVTGNIFPAELETASQILFEAYGGLSRGFERRVVNKNWFKQFRTAVPTWELGATANAAFRSTLFCNPEVGLLHEALGAGTPTGCSEDTYLFYRALKADYTLVYEPVAYVWHNHRRDRKGLRRQIYNYSKGHVAYHLITLLKDRDKRALVRLLIRLPQTYLSRAKDRILGHSSYPLSLVLLEIAGNLAGLWALWSSLRRVKRLGRSPVYIEPALRQPSTIACETQADESRREASPHAKTQWKNNQLREVDFWRQYVNTGGLQWQSDFKFRTDPQAVLQEAVIIDYLRETDHESIAILDVGAGPLTTLGKIYPGKILHITAVDPLAQVYRQILKDAGIAPPVETVAGEAETILAQFDAKSFDIAFARNALDSSYDPILAIQNMFAVVKENGCVLLKHKINQAEQFDYRGSQQWNFSIKQGRFVIWDRTAEYDIAELLGDRADLDAYEEGEWVTCAITKLSESAVELKKTQRRFATEPGEKTLVAGWFSFQGAGATAGDLMARDLVCDWLDEAGCLYEVAHAAPFTGGVDWRLVDPRDYTQLVFVCGPFGDSPTIKKLLRRFAGCRLIGVDLSMLESLDLWNPFDRLFERDSSKVSRPDITFLSSKNPVPVVGVVLVDSQAEYKDAGKHQLVNDAIHQLIASREMSAVPIDTRLDANRTGLRTPVEVESLIARMDVVLTTRLHGLVLALKNGVPALVVDPVAGGAKIKRQAETIGWQVVFTPETITAEALQQAFDYCLTEAARVNAVKCCERARRMVEQVRQAFVAELAQKVQISQQQA, from the coding sequence ATGCGAGAAACCCCAATCGCCATTCGCACCATTCATCTGGATCAACCCATCCCTGAGTTGTTGGAGGTATCCGGTTATGCGCGCACAAAATTATTGGTGATGCAGGGCGATATTCCTTTGGGCACAGTTGAAATCAGCAATAACCATCAACCCGTCAGCGCCACACGTTTGCGCGATGCCATCGTGGAAAAATTCGGCTCCGCGCTTCTCAAACCCCTACTCGCAGGGCATTACCGGTTTGCCGACTCGACAGAACACTCAACCATGCCTTTGCCCGATGAGGTCTCGGTTTCTGTAGTCGTCGCAACCTTTGATAGACCCGAAGCCTTGCGCAAATGTTTAACCTGTCTTACGGCGCAAACCACTTCTCGCCCGGTTGAAATCATCGTCGTCGATAACCACCCGTCGTCAGGATTGACCGCTCCGGTGGTTGCAGAATTTGCCGGCGCGCGCTTAGTCAGCGAACCGCGCAAAGGCTTGTCGTATGCGCGCAATCAAGGCATCAATCAAAGCAACGGCGAGATTATTGTCTGTACGGATGATGATGTCGCCATGCCACCCGGCTGGCTTGAAAAATTACTTGCGCCGTTTGCTGACCCAAAGGTTGGCATCGTCACCGGAAACATTTTTCCGGCGGAACTGGAAACCGCTTCGCAAATTTTATTTGAAGCCTATGGCGGACTGAGTCGCGGGTTTGAACGCCGTGTTGTCAATAAAAACTGGTTCAAGCAATTCAGAACTGCGGTGCCGACCTGGGAACTCGGCGCAACCGCCAATGCCGCTTTTCGTTCGACGCTCTTTTGCAACCCCGAAGTCGGATTACTGCATGAAGCGCTTGGCGCGGGAACGCCCACGGGATGCAGCGAAGATACTTACCTTTTTTACAGAGCATTGAAAGCCGACTACACCTTGGTCTATGAACCTGTGGCTTATGTGTGGCACAACCATCGTCGCGATAGAAAAGGATTGCGCCGCCAGATTTATAATTACAGCAAAGGTCATGTGGCTTATCACTTAATCACCCTGTTGAAAGACCGCGATAAACGCGCCCTGGTGCGCTTGTTGATTCGCTTGCCGCAGACCTATTTATCAAGAGCCAAAGACCGTATTCTCGGTCACAGTTCCTATCCGCTATCGCTGGTTTTGTTGGAGATTGCGGGCAATCTGGCTGGTCTTTGGGCGTTATGGTCATCACTGCGGCGCGTTAAGCGGTTGGGTCGCAGCCCGGTTTATATTGAACCTGCACTGCGTCAACCATCGACGATTGCCTGCGAAACTCAAGCGGATGAAAGTAGGCGTGAAGCCAGCCCTCACGCGAAAACTCAATGGAAAAACAACCAACTGAGGGAAGTAGATTTTTGGCGGCAGTATGTAAACACCGGCGGATTGCAATGGCAGAGTGATTTTAAATTTAGAACCGACCCGCAAGCCGTATTGCAGGAAGCGGTCATCATTGATTATTTGCGGGAAACCGACCACGAGTCGATAGCGATTCTCGATGTCGGCGCTGGCCCGCTCACCACGTTAGGCAAAATCTATCCGGGAAAAATTTTGCATATTACCGCAGTTGACCCTCTGGCGCAGGTCTACCGACAAATCCTCAAAGACGCAGGCATCGCGCCGCCGGTTGAGACCGTTGCGGGTGAAGCCGAAACCATACTCGCGCAGTTTGACGCGAAAAGTTTTGATATTGCCTTTGCAAGAAACGCGCTTGATTCGAGCTACGACCCGATATTGGCAATTCAGAATATGTTCGCCGTGGTCAAAGAAAACGGCTGCGTCTTGTTGAAACATAAAATAAACCAGGCGGAGCAATTCGATTATCGCGGCTCGCAACAATGGAATTTTTCGATTAAGCAAGGTCGTTTTGTGATCTGGGATCGAACCGCCGAATACGACATTGCAGAGTTGCTCGGCGACAGAGCCGACCTTGACGCTTATGAAGAAGGCGAATGGGTCACTTGTGCGATTACCAAATTGAGTGAGTCAGCGGTTGAGTTGAAAAAGACTCAGCGTAGATTCGCAACTGAACCGGGAGAAAAAACTTTAGTCGCCGGGTGGTTTAGTTTTCAAGGAGCGGGGGCGACCGCAGGCGACCTGATGGCGCGCGATTTGGTTTGCGATTGGCTCGACGAAGCAGGCTGCCTTTACGAGGTTGCCCACGCTGCGCCTTTCACTGGTGGTGTCGATTGGCGGTTGGTTGATCCGCGAGATTATACGCAACTGGTTTTTGTTTGCGGGCCATTTGGCGACAGCCCGACGATTAAAAAATTATTGCGCCGTTTTGCCGGTTGCCGATTGATTGGCGTTGACCTCTCGATGCTTGAATCGCTCGACCTGTGGAATCCTTTCGACCGGTTATTCGAGCGCGATAGTTCAAAAGTTTCGCGCCCCGACATCACTTTCCTATCTTCTAAAAATCCGGTTCCGGTTGTTGGCGTGGTTCTGGTTGACTCACAGGCAGAGTACAAGGATGCGGGCAAACATCAACTGGTTAATGATGCGATTCATCAACTCATCGCTTCGCGGGAAATGTCAGCCGTGCCAATTGACACGCGATTAGATGCCAACCGCACAGGGCTTCGCACCCCTGTTGAAGTGGAATCGTTGATTGCGCGCATGGATGTGGTTTTAACCACGCGGCTGCATGGACTGGTGCTGGCGTTGAAAAATGGCGTTCCGGCGCTCGTCGTAGACCCCGTGGCGGGCGGCGCAAAAATCAAACGTCAGGCGGAAACCATCGGTTGGCAAGTGGTTTTTACTCCCGAAACGATTACGGCTGAAGCCTTGCAACAAGCCTTTGATTATTGCCTGACTGAGGCGGCGCGGGTGAATGCCGTAAAATGCTGCGAACGTGCCAGACGAATGGTTGAACAGGTGCGCCAGGCGTTCGTTGCCGAACTCGCACAGAAAGTTCAAATTTCTCAACAGCAAGCGTGA